The following are encoded in a window of Roseimaritima ulvae genomic DNA:
- a CDS encoding alpha/beta hydrolase family protein: MKLHACCLSLAMLLLGSVVDPSVGQTQDIPRIDVPAALEAASLKAKQSQFQGFPQYDFSLDGVACKIVTPKQPAEGHPWVWRSRFWGHQPQFDRRMLELGWYVCYCDVGNLFGADAAIERWDRFYDLTQRLGLHSKPFLEGMSRGGLIIMRWASEHPDRVAGIYADNAVMDMRSWPGGKGTGKGSERDWQRCLEAYGLSEAEAAEFADGPLDRLAPLAAANVPIIALINLADDVVPPAENGDLLVARYQKLGGPITAIRRPGLGHHPHSLKDPTPLVEFALATRNSDIQPGK, translated from the coding sequence ATGAAGTTGCACGCTTGCTGTTTGTCACTCGCCATGTTGCTGCTGGGCAGCGTCGTCGATCCGTCGGTCGGTCAGACTCAAGACATCCCGCGGATCGATGTCCCGGCTGCGCTTGAAGCCGCCTCGCTGAAGGCGAAGCAGTCGCAGTTCCAGGGATTCCCGCAATACGATTTCAGCTTGGACGGGGTGGCTTGCAAGATCGTTACGCCCAAGCAGCCCGCTGAAGGACATCCTTGGGTGTGGCGTTCGCGGTTCTGGGGACACCAGCCGCAGTTCGATCGCCGCATGTTGGAACTGGGCTGGTACGTTTGTTACTGCGATGTGGGGAACTTGTTTGGCGCCGACGCGGCGATCGAACGCTGGGACCGGTTTTATGATCTGACCCAGCGGCTGGGCTTGCACAGCAAACCCTTTTTGGAAGGCATGAGCCGTGGTGGGCTGATCATTATGCGATGGGCGAGCGAACACCCCGATCGCGTTGCCGGCATCTATGCGGATAACGCCGTGATGGACATGCGGTCCTGGCCCGGTGGCAAGGGCACCGGCAAGGGGTCGGAGAGAGACTGGCAGCGGTGTCTCGAGGCGTATGGTTTGAGCGAAGCGGAGGCCGCCGAGTTTGCCGATGGGCCGCTCGATCGACTGGCTCCCCTGGCTGCCGCCAATGTACCGATCATCGCTCTGATCAACCTTGCCGACGACGTCGTGCCGCCAGCGGAAAACGGCGATTTGCTGGTCGCTCGTTACCAAAAGTTGGGCGGACCGATCACCGCCATCCGCCGCCCAGGCTTAGGGCATCATCCGCACAGCTTGAAGGATCCCACGCCGCTGGTAGAGTTTGCTTTGGCAACCCGCAACTCGGACATCCAGCCCGGGAAATAG
- a CDS encoding PSD1 and planctomycete cytochrome C domain-containing protein yields the protein MLVHPSPLYRRFSVSAFATYGGAFAVLVLAAGLVSGQQPADGPPASEANASQAHEHQTNAEASEVAFAEQIRPLFNTHCIACHGGVKEAGGVSLILRSSVLGEADSGEAIVVPGDPELSAIMARVTSDDPYERMPPPEHGRALTAEEIDTLRRWIQQGAKWQEHWAYVPPQNASAVLAAGEDPRPQWSRGTIDTLVQRRWQPDAVPNPPAERSQWLRRVTLDLTGVPPSNAEYERYAADDSPLADGRVVDSLLASPRFAERWAAVWLDLARYADTKGYEKDPHRDIWPFRDWVIRAIGDDMPFDDFTIKQLAGDLLPQPSTDDLVATAFHRNTQTNTEGGTDDEEFRLAAVMDRLQTTFEVWQATTIGCVQCHSHPYDPIEHDEYYKLLAFFNTSQDVDLDDERPTLTIPSDIAALDSENRAALARLVRELEVVKQQQYQASRPLLENRNDEWQLMPLNAQSTGQTTLQVHSGAGGAAAEVQAVGTLTQGSRYTIDLALPDALNSLSAVRLDVLPTDVETARRNPETGFVVSRLQAHWIGGEPDEMKPLAEIPFTMVVGDDPLSLDDPQASLKGNADGWSAKPKISRPRTAVFVTDAVLQRPAGATGLRLSIEQKQALTGNIPLLIQRLRVSATAAESWPQWVHAEQTEHRSELIAATRKELAAIKGPRVPVMQQQSPAAARETFVFVRGNWLEKGDQVRPDVPAVLPPLPAVGDDPQAMPTRYDLARWLASPENPLTGRVVVNRVWFHLFGTGLVPTLEDFGSPGQPPTHPELLDDLASRFAGSMDWSVKRLVREIVLSAVYRQSATATAEQHAQDPHNQLLQRGPRNRLTAEMVRDQALMLSGLLSETMYGPSVMPPQPEGIWLSPYNGARWKTAEGADRYRRGLYTYWKRTSGYPSMLTFDATSRERCTLRRVPTNTPLQALVTMNDPVYVEAAQGLAERMAEEGGTGMNAQIRWAFRRCTGQSPDNEMMTALLSLVSDARAAYHSDAAAQGIAPNAAAYARFIVAHTLLNLDLTLTR from the coding sequence ATGCTTGTTCACCCTTCCCCGCTCTACAGGCGTTTTTCGGTTTCGGCTTTTGCCACCTATGGGGGGGCGTTTGCTGTTCTCGTCCTGGCTGCCGGGCTGGTCAGCGGCCAACAACCGGCGGACGGACCCCCCGCATCCGAGGCCAACGCGTCCCAGGCTCACGAACACCAGACCAATGCAGAAGCGTCCGAGGTCGCGTTCGCGGAACAGATTCGTCCGCTGTTTAATACCCACTGCATCGCTTGCCATGGCGGTGTGAAAGAAGCCGGTGGGGTGTCGCTGATTCTGCGCAGTTCGGTGTTGGGCGAAGCCGACTCGGGGGAAGCGATCGTGGTGCCGGGCGATCCGGAATTGTCGGCGATCATGGCTCGAGTGACGTCGGACGATCCCTACGAGCGGATGCCGCCCCCGGAGCATGGCCGGGCGTTGACGGCGGAGGAAATCGATACGCTGCGGCGCTGGATTCAGCAGGGAGCCAAGTGGCAGGAGCATTGGGCGTACGTGCCTCCGCAAAACGCGTCGGCTGTGCTGGCCGCCGGCGAAGACCCGCGTCCGCAGTGGAGTCGCGGCACGATCGACACTCTGGTGCAACGCCGCTGGCAGCCCGATGCGGTACCCAATCCGCCGGCCGAACGCTCACAGTGGCTGCGGCGGGTGACGTTGGACCTGACCGGGGTGCCGCCCTCGAATGCGGAATACGAACGCTATGCCGCCGACGACTCTCCCTTGGCCGACGGGCGCGTGGTCGATTCTCTGTTGGCCTCGCCCCGCTTCGCCGAACGCTGGGCGGCGGTGTGGTTGGATCTGGCTCGGTATGCCGACACCAAGGGATACGAAAAGGATCCGCATCGCGACATCTGGCCGTTTCGTGACTGGGTGATCCGAGCCATCGGCGACGATATGCCCTTTGATGATTTCACGATCAAGCAACTGGCTGGCGACCTGTTGCCACAGCCCAGCACCGACGACCTGGTGGCCACGGCTTTTCATCGCAATACGCAGACCAATACCGAAGGCGGCACGGACGACGAAGAGTTCCGTTTGGCGGCGGTCATGGATCGGCTGCAAACCACGTTTGAAGTCTGGCAAGCGACCACCATCGGCTGCGTGCAGTGTCACAGCCATCCCTACGACCCGATTGAACACGACGAGTACTACAAGCTGCTGGCGTTTTTCAACACCAGCCAGGATGTCGACTTGGATGACGAACGTCCGACGTTGACGATTCCCTCGGACATTGCCGCCCTGGACAGTGAAAACCGTGCCGCCTTGGCTCGCTTGGTACGAGAATTAGAGGTCGTCAAACAGCAGCAGTATCAGGCTTCGCGGCCGCTGTTGGAAAACCGCAACGACGAATGGCAGCTCATGCCGCTGAACGCTCAATCGACCGGGCAGACGACCCTGCAGGTTCACTCCGGCGCAGGCGGCGCGGCCGCCGAAGTGCAAGCGGTGGGCACGTTGACGCAAGGGTCGCGCTACACGATCGATCTGGCCCTGCCCGACGCGTTGAATTCGCTGTCGGCGGTACGGCTGGACGTATTGCCGACCGACGTGGAAACGGCGCGGCGCAATCCCGAAACCGGGTTTGTCGTTTCGCGGTTGCAGGCTCACTGGATCGGCGGCGAGCCAGACGAGATGAAACCGCTCGCTGAGATCCCCTTTACGATGGTGGTTGGCGACGATCCGCTATCGTTGGACGATCCGCAAGCCAGCTTGAAGGGCAACGCGGACGGCTGGTCGGCTAAACCAAAAATCAGTCGTCCGCGGACGGCCGTATTTGTCACCGATGCGGTGCTACAGCGGCCTGCGGGAGCCACCGGATTGCGATTGTCGATCGAACAGAAGCAGGCGTTGACTGGAAACATTCCGCTGCTGATTCAGCGGCTGCGAGTCAGCGCGACGGCGGCTGAGTCCTGGCCGCAGTGGGTTCACGCCGAGCAGACGGAACACAGGAGTGAGCTGATCGCCGCGACGCGTAAAGAGCTGGCTGCGATCAAGGGGCCGCGGGTGCCGGTGATGCAGCAGCAGAGTCCGGCGGCCGCTCGCGAGACGTTTGTGTTCGTCCGCGGCAATTGGCTGGAAAAAGGCGATCAAGTCCGCCCGGATGTGCCCGCTGTACTGCCGCCACTGCCAGCGGTCGGCGACGATCCACAAGCCATGCCCACGCGTTACGATTTGGCTCGCTGGTTGGCGTCGCCGGAAAATCCGCTGACCGGCCGCGTGGTCGTGAATCGGGTCTGGTTCCATCTGTTTGGCACCGGCTTGGTTCCCACGCTGGAAGACTTTGGCAGCCCCGGCCAGCCGCCGACGCATCCGGAATTGTTGGATGATCTGGCTTCGCGGTTTGCCGGCTCGATGGACTGGAGTGTCAAACGGCTGGTGCGTGAGATCGTGTTGTCGGCCGTGTACCGGCAGTCGGCGACCGCCACGGCCGAGCAGCACGCCCAAGACCCGCATAACCAATTATTGCAGCGGGGGCCGCGGAACCGGCTGACCGCCGAGATGGTGCGTGATCAAGCGCTGATGTTGTCCGGATTGTTGTCCGAAACCATGTACGGACCCAGCGTAATGCCGCCGCAGCCCGAAGGCATTTGGTTGTCGCCTTACAACGGCGCGAGGTGGAAAACCGCCGAGGGAGCGGATCGCTATCGACGGGGGCTGTATACCTATTGGAAACGCACCAGTGGTTATCCTTCGATGCTGACCTTCGATGCCACCAGCCGCGAACGCTGTACGCTGCGACGGGTACCCACCAATACTCCGCTGCAAGCTTTGGTGACAATGAACGATCCCGTGTATGTGGAAGCCGCTCAGGGGCTGGCCGAGCGGATGGCTGAGGAAGGCGGCACGGGCATGAACGCGCAGATTCGCTGGGCTTTCCGCCGCTGTACCGGCCAGAGCCCCGATAACGAGATGATGACGGCCTTGTTGAGTCTGGTCAGCGACGCCCGGGCGGCCTACCACAGCGACGCCGCCGCCCAAGGCATCGCCCCCAACGCCGCCGCCTACGCCCGTTTCATCGTCGCGCACACCTTGTTGAATCTAGACCTGACACTAACCCGGTGA
- a CDS encoding FlxA-like family protein — translation MGWWGSGVLGSGAVGNSNLKSQISNLKSQISNLKSQISNLKSQISNFKFQISNFKFQISNFKFQISNFKFQISRLKTQDSRLTLPHRVSVRSRFNKVCATMKRA, via the coding sequence ATGGGTTGGTGGGGGAGTGGTGTGTTAGGGAGTGGGGCAGTGGGAAATTCAAATCTCAAATCTCAAATCTCAAATCTCAAATCTCAAATCTCAAATCTCAAATCTCAAATCTCAAATCTCAAATCTCAAATTTCAAATTTCAAATTTCAAATTTCAAATTTCAAATTTCAAATTTCAAATTTCAAATTTCAAATTTCAAATTTCAAATTTCAAATTTCAAGACTCAAGACTCAAGACTCAAGACTCACACTTCCTCACCGGGTTAGTGTCAGGTCTAGATTCAACAAGGTGTGCGCGACGATGAAACGGGCGTAG
- a CDS encoding phosphoadenylyl-sulfate reductase, whose translation MLEELARESQQLESATPQEILRWAVDRFAPKFTMATAFGPEGMTIIHMLAEIAPETPIFNLETGYQFEETLALREKVKQRYGIEVEFKYPELSVEQYEQLHGGPLYKTDPNRCCYDRKIRVLHEAARGWHAWASAIRRDQSPDRAKAPIVGWDRKFQLVKVSPLANWTKKDVWGLISKEDIPYNELHDKGYPSVGCQPCTRVVQIGEDERAGRWSGFQKTECGLHTS comes from the coding sequence ATGCTCGAGGAGCTGGCGCGGGAGAGCCAGCAACTGGAATCGGCCACACCGCAGGAGATTTTGCGGTGGGCAGTCGACCGTTTTGCTCCCAAATTCACGATGGCCACGGCGTTTGGTCCGGAAGGCATGACGATCATTCATATGTTGGCCGAGATCGCGCCGGAGACGCCTATTTTCAATCTCGAAACCGGCTATCAATTCGAAGAGACGTTGGCGTTGCGAGAGAAAGTCAAGCAGCGGTATGGGATCGAAGTTGAATTCAAATACCCCGAGTTGTCGGTCGAGCAATACGAGCAGTTGCACGGCGGACCGCTGTACAAAACGGATCCCAATCGCTGCTGCTACGACCGCAAGATCCGCGTGTTGCACGAGGCGGCTCGTGGTTGGCACGCCTGGGCCAGCGCGATTCGTCGCGACCAGAGTCCGGACCGAGCCAAGGCACCGATCGTCGGTTGGGACCGCAAGTTCCAGCTGGTCAAAGTCAGTCCGCTGGCGAACTGGACCAAGAAAGATGTCTGGGGTTTAATCAGCAAGGAAGACATCCCCTACAACGAACTGCACGACAAGGGTTATCCGAGCGTGGGTTGCCAGCCCTGCACGCGAGTGGTGCAGATCGGGGAAGATGAGCGGGCTGGTCGCTGGAGCGGATTTCAGAAAACCGAGTGCGGTTTGCACACATCTTAA
- a CDS encoding RNA polymerase sigma factor encodes MATCNPSTATDEELLAQYQTTGDRSLFELLMRRYEVEIYSYLRRYLANAEMAEDAFQGTFLQLHLKCDQFDSKRRFRPWLYAIATNQAIDTRRRNRRHNMASLDRTSAVNDDEGHWSDKLVGEAPDPLVQASMRENAEWVHRTVSGLSEPMRQVIELVYYQGLKYREAADALGVPVGTVKSRLHACVQRLGQVWEETHSSAAQNPFV; translated from the coding sequence ATGGCAACCTGTAATCCTTCGACGGCGACCGATGAGGAGCTGTTGGCGCAGTACCAAACGACCGGAGATCGGTCCCTGTTTGAGCTGCTGATGCGGCGATACGAAGTAGAAATTTACAGCTATTTGCGGCGGTATCTGGCCAACGCTGAAATGGCCGAAGATGCTTTTCAGGGCACCTTTTTGCAATTGCATCTGAAATGCGATCAGTTTGATAGCAAGCGACGGTTCCGCCCCTGGCTGTACGCCATCGCCACCAACCAGGCGATCGACACCCGCCGACGCAATCGCCGCCACAATATGGCCAGTCTGGATCGCACCAGCGCGGTCAACGACGATGAAGGCCATTGGTCCGATAAATTGGTCGGCGAAGCCCCCGATCCCCTGGTTCAGGCCTCGATGCGCGAAAACGCCGAGTGGGTCCACCGCACCGTCAGCGGCCTCTCCGAGCCGATGCGGCAGGTGATCGAGCTGGTGTATTACCAGGGTCTGAAATATCGCGAAGCCGCGGACGCTCTGGGCGTGCCCGTGGGAACCGTCAAAAGCCGCCTGCACGCTTGCGTCCAGCGACTCGGACAGGTCTGGGAAGAAACCCATTCCTCGGCGGCTCAAAACCCCTTTGTGTAA
- a CDS encoding RrF2 family transcriptional regulator, with protein MQIPARVHYACLAMLDLASQAGAGKPVALREITQRHGIPQPFLVQILQQLKAAGWVTSTRGAQGGYSLLVRPEQLSLLDIAQQIGCGDSGCGGGDDDTPEARVLRGVWEQASEAFREALAQTRLSDLAERCSEPSETMFYI; from the coding sequence ATGCAAATTCCTGCTCGCGTCCATTACGCTTGTCTGGCGATGTTGGATCTGGCTTCGCAAGCCGGTGCCGGCAAGCCGGTGGCCTTGCGGGAAATCACGCAGCGGCACGGCATTCCGCAACCTTTCCTGGTGCAGATCCTGCAGCAATTAAAAGCCGCCGGATGGGTGACCAGTACGCGAGGCGCCCAGGGCGGCTATTCGCTGCTGGTGCGTCCCGAGCAACTTTCGCTGCTGGATATCGCTCAGCAAATCGGTTGCGGGGACAGCGGCTGCGGTGGCGGCGACGACGACACGCCCGAAGCGCGAGTGCTCCGCGGCGTCTGGGAACAAGCCAGCGAAGCGTTTCGAGAAGCGCTTGCGCAAACCCGCTTAAGCGATCTGGCCGAACGCTGCAGCGAGCCCAGCGAAACGATGTTTTATATCTAA
- a CDS encoding H-X9-DG-CTERM domain-containing protein, which yields MQPDLLGYLLGALEPHEMEQVEAALRESAELRSELEHLRQTLEPLDEAPPPRFEPPADLISRTLQRIDAHDPGHPPAGDAADSDDSGSGDSGSDSDSDVAESVRPAMQAAVLAAPGGRFRWSDVLASGIAATVLIGIALPSILHSRYEARKAACQDNLRRVGVAVTSFALSDPQQRLPSLSAEGPEAFAGVYSVRLGDAGLLDSLQSLWCPSLDRPASAPRQIPTVVDLHTAPPNRLAELQRVSGGSYGYTLGVMDGTEYRSPRYEARSTFAILGDVPVNRLAARGDDPASVASSHDARGVNLLFEDGHVRFLPIDATLQTRDHPFLNHHGRVEAGVNADDATLAPSWQSPFLDTRQR from the coding sequence ATGCAACCAGACCTGCTCGGATACCTACTTGGCGCGCTCGAACCGCACGAGATGGAGCAGGTCGAGGCGGCACTGCGAGAGAGCGCCGAGTTGCGCAGCGAACTGGAACATCTTCGCCAGACGCTTGAGCCCCTGGACGAAGCCCCGCCGCCGCGCTTCGAGCCGCCCGCGGATCTGATCAGCCGGACGCTGCAGCGGATCGATGCTCACGACCCTGGCCACCCCCCCGCGGGCGACGCCGCGGATTCGGATGATTCTGGTTCAGGTGATTCTGGTTCGGATTCAGATTCAGATGTAGCTGAATCCGTTCGACCGGCGATGCAAGCGGCCGTGTTGGCGGCTCCCGGCGGTCGGTTTCGTTGGAGCGATGTATTGGCCAGCGGAATTGCGGCGACGGTGCTGATCGGGATCGCCCTGCCCAGCATCCTGCACAGCCGCTATGAAGCTCGCAAGGCAGCTTGCCAGGACAACCTGCGTCGCGTCGGTGTGGCCGTGACCAGCTTTGCGCTCAGCGACCCGCAGCAGCGTCTGCCTTCGCTGTCGGCGGAAGGTCCGGAAGCGTTTGCGGGGGTGTATTCGGTGCGATTGGGCGACGCCGGATTGCTTGATTCGTTGCAGTCGCTGTGGTGTCCGTCATTGGATCGTCCGGCTTCGGCGCCGCGGCAGATCCCCACGGTGGTCGACCTGCATACCGCACCGCCCAATCGGCTGGCGGAACTGCAACGCGTTAGCGGCGGCAGTTACGGTTACACATTGGGGGTGATGGACGGCACGGAGTATCGTTCGCCGCGTTATGAAGCCCGCTCGACGTTTGCGATTCTGGGTGACGTCCCGGTCAACCGCCTCGCCGCTCGCGGCGACGATCCGGCGTCGGTCGCATCCAGTCACGATGCACGCGGTGTCAACCTGTTGTTCGAAGACGGCCATGTGCGGTTCTTGCCAATCGACGCGACTTTGCAAACACGCGACCATCCCTTTTTGAATCATCATGGCCGAGTGGAAGCGGGCGTGAACGCGGATGACGCAACTCTCGCCCCCAGCTGGCAATCGCCCTTCCTCGACACCCGCCAGCGCTAA
- a CDS encoding DUF1501 domain-containing protein — protein MNHSDRLRHDYVQLSTRRHFLKTCPTGLGAMWLASQAAAAAASGGADKPSFQHDPTRPLSPLDPPRPATAKRVIFLHMAGAPSQLELFDYKPNLQKFDGKDCPASFMEGKRFAFIRGVPKLLGPQFAFAQHGESGAWVSDRLPEFAKVVDSVAFVRSMQTDQFNHAPAQLLLHTGNAQLGYPSLGSWLTYGLGSENDNLPGYVVLVSGGRVPSAGKSVWGSGFLPGVYQGIQCRGKGDPVLFLSDPEGVGRPIRSAMVDTISRINRQTYEQIGDPETVTRIAQYEMAFRMQMAATEATDLGQETAEVHQAYGVQPGKESFANNCLLARRLVERGVRFVQLFDWGWDAHGAAASEAINKGFKNKCAQIDRPITALLNDLKRSGLLEDTLVVWGGEFGRTPMRENRGGKEMTFVGRDHHADAFTMWLAGGGVRSGVHYGETDELGFEAVENPVQVRDLHATLLKLMGFDHQKLSFPLQGLDQRLTGVKPARVVEELIG, from the coding sequence ATGAACCACAGCGACCGATTGCGGCACGACTACGTGCAGCTCAGTACCCGCCGTCATTTTCTGAAAACCTGTCCGACGGGATTGGGGGCGATGTGGTTGGCGTCGCAAGCCGCCGCGGCGGCGGCTTCCGGTGGGGCGGACAAGCCGAGCTTTCAGCACGACCCCACGCGGCCGCTTTCGCCGCTCGATCCGCCGCGTCCGGCAACGGCCAAACGCGTGATCTTTTTGCACATGGCCGGGGCACCCAGCCAGCTGGAATTGTTTGACTACAAACCCAATTTGCAGAAATTCGATGGCAAGGATTGTCCGGCCAGTTTTATGGAAGGCAAACGGTTCGCTTTTATTCGCGGCGTGCCCAAGTTGCTGGGGCCGCAGTTCGCGTTCGCTCAGCATGGCGAATCCGGAGCTTGGGTCAGCGACCGGTTGCCGGAGTTTGCCAAGGTCGTCGATTCGGTGGCCTTCGTCCGCTCGATGCAGACCGATCAATTTAACCACGCCCCCGCGCAGCTGCTGCTGCACACCGGGAATGCTCAACTGGGTTATCCCTCGCTTGGTTCTTGGCTGACGTACGGGTTGGGCAGCGAAAACGACAACCTGCCAGGGTATGTGGTGCTGGTCTCCGGCGGCCGCGTACCCAGCGCCGGCAAATCGGTGTGGGGCAGTGGGTTTTTGCCGGGCGTGTATCAGGGGATCCAGTGTCGTGGCAAGGGCGACCCGGTGTTGTTCTTGTCGGACCCGGAAGGCGTGGGCCGACCGATCCGCAGCGCCATGGTTGATACGATCAGCCGCATCAATCGGCAGACCTATGAGCAGATCGGCGACCCGGAAACGGTCACCCGGATCGCACAGTACGAAATGGCTTTTCGGATGCAGATGGCGGCCACCGAAGCGACCGATCTGGGGCAGGAAACCGCCGAGGTGCATCAGGCTTATGGAGTGCAGCCCGGCAAGGAGAGTTTCGCCAATAATTGCTTGTTGGCTCGCCGCTTGGTCGAACGAGGCGTGCGCTTCGTGCAGCTGTTCGACTGGGGCTGGGACGCGCACGGCGCGGCGGCGTCCGAAGCGATCAACAAAGGTTTTAAAAACAAATGTGCCCAGATCGATCGACCCATCACGGCGTTGTTAAACGATCTCAAACGCAGCGGGTTGTTGGAAGACACGCTGGTCGTCTGGGGCGGTGAGTTTGGACGCACGCCGATGCGGGAGAATCGTGGTGGCAAAGAGATGACGTTTGTCGGCCGTGACCATCACGCCGACGCGTTCACGATGTGGTTGGCCGGCGGCGGCGTGAGGTCCGGCGTGCACTATGGCGAAACCGATGAGCTGGGTTTCGAGGCCGTGGAAAACCCGGTGCAAGTCCGCGACCTGCACGCCACGTTGCTCAAGCTGATGGGCTTTGACCACCAGAAACTGAGCTTCCCGCTGCAAGGCCTGGACCAGCGCCTGACCGGCGTCAAACCGGCCCGCGTGGTGGAAGAATTAATCGGGTGA